In Salmo trutta chromosome 28, fSalTru1.1, whole genome shotgun sequence, one DNA window encodes the following:
- the LOC115166164 gene encoding opioid growth factor receptor yields MMEQDDLLCVYDSTWDTESDGDDPGENQTRRSSQDKTKSWTSGLWSNTFSRNMRAAKDMQNYRKGYPNLTDDECSEERMFNLKFYLNEYPSSPDDILIESFHKEWKTDYKRLERVHSYIQWLFPLREPGVNYMASELTKKEILAFRESEEAKKRLVESYELMLGFYGIQLVNKDTGEVKRAENWRERFANLERNMHNNLRITRILKSLGELGFEHYQSPLVRFFLEETLVKRNLSSVKRSVLDYFLFAIRDKQKRKELLRYAFQHFEPKEKFVWCPRKIQKQLKKAEKGNGEGAEEGRTRAKAREGEAVGAQKEKGVTEEVKETAKLNDEALSSDGDKQAEGFSVNPSGPAISSEDSESLGNGNSNELDMDHSGSPDPESVKGDHSMEEGLKEDSQAKDSVQDSVKAAASEMKSENLAQPTKKKREGDKVVPRNGPTENCPNGWEKGTVVPNDNHPHQTSPSAASSHKAKTEDPKKDSPKKDSSERGEKHPRTDFSDVSDNKAVPVGGENTKKAGEDQTNGKEVKNEVEPMDVESQPSSGNFRDMGTS; encoded by the exons ATGATGGAGCAGGACGATTTATTGTGCGTGTATGATTCGACGTGGGATACAGAGAGTGATGGAGACGATCCAGGAGAGAACCAAACGCGTCGCTCAAGCCAGGACAAAACTAAGTCATGGACATCTGGTTTA TGGTCAAACACGTTCTCCAGGAACATGAGGGCTGCGAAGGACATGCAGAACTACAGAAAAGGGTATCCT AATCTAACAGACGATGAATGCTCAGAAGAGAGAATGTTCAATTTAAAATTCTATCTCAACGAATACCCCTCCTCCCCTGATG ACATTTTAATAGAATCCTTTCATAAAGAATGGAAGACGGACTATAAGAGGCTGGAGAGAGTTCACTCCTACATTCAGTG GTTGTTTCCACTGCGGGAGCCAGGAGTGAACTACATGGCCTCTGAGCTCACCAAGAAGGAGATCCTG GCCTTCAGGGAGAGTGAGGAGGCCAAGAAGAGGCTGGTGGAGTCCTACGAGCTCATGCTGGGGTTCTATGGTATCCAGCTGGTCAACAAAGACACAGGCGAGGTCAAACGCGCCGAGAACTGGAGAGAACGCTTCGCCAACCTCGAAAG GAACATGCACAACAACCTCCGCATTACGCGCATCCTGAAGAGCCTGGGGGAGCTAGGCTTTGAGCACTACCAGAGTCCGCTGGTGCGCTTCTTCCTGGAGGAGACGCTGGTCAAAAGGAACCTGAGCAGCGTCAAGCGCAGCGTGCTCGACTACTTCCTGTTTGCCATTCGTGACAAGCAGAAGCGCAAAGAGCTTCTGCGCTACGCTTTCCAGCACTTTGAGCCCAAGGAAAAGTTTGTATGGTGCCCCAGAAAGATCCAGAAACAGCTGAAGAAGGCGGAGAAGGGGAACGGAGAGGGAGCGGAGGAAGGCCGCACGCGAGCCAAggctagagagggagaggcagtggGAGCCCAGAAGGAGAAGGGTGTCacggaggaggtgaaggagactGCTAAGTTGAATGATGAAGCATTGAGTAGTGATGGAGATAAGCAGGCTGAGGGTTTTTCTGTTAATCCTTCGGGGCCAGCGATCTCCTCAGAGGACTCAGAATCACTGGGAAATGGGAACAGTAATGAGCTTGACATGGACCATTCAGGCAGCCCAGACCCTGAGTCTGTTAAAGGAGATCACAGTATGGAGGAAGGACTCAAAGAGGATAGTCAAGCCAAGGACAGCGTCCAGGACTCAGTCAAGGCAGCTGCATCTGAAATGAAGTCTGAGAATTTGGCGCAACCGACTAAGAAGAAAAGGGAAGGTGACAAGGTGGTGCCACGCAACGGTCCTACAGAGAACTGCCCCAACGGGTGGGAGAAAGGCACGGTCGTCCCCAACGACAACCACCCGCATCAGACGAGCCCATCAGCGGCATCATCCCACAAAGCCAAGACTGAGGATCCCAAAAAGGATTCGCCGAAAAAGGACTCCTCAGAACGAGGTGAAAAACACCCAAGGACTGACTTTAGTGATGTGTCCGATAACAAAGCAGTGCCAGTGGGTGGGGAGAACACAAAGAAAGCTGGAGAGGACCAGACAAATGGGAAAGAGGTGAAAAATGAAGTGGAGCCAATGGATGTGGAATCCCAGCCAAGTTCAGGGAACTTCAGGGACATGGGAACTTCCTGA